The proteins below come from a single Gammaproteobacteria bacterium genomic window:
- a CDS encoding efflux RND transporter periplasmic adaptor subunit translates to MQTDPFYHGRSGLIDTLRWLKRKISGQYPHPGSYERYEGQDSMTPQQASGHQSTQNFDRTRAGYRPGPGSYSQRNASFGKTVGQLAVAAIVAAVPISFYLTKPDDMGTVLNSAGSGNARSAKSFGSNGASPAAQVMGASEPLSAVMDDTAVEHAAKHTKQNYVCPMHPDVIDTDPNSICPICGMDLVPLEVGGEAGVVKLTPTVINSLGVRTSKVKRRTLYRRVDSVGYINVNETNLRSINLRTDGWVEHLVVKTEGERVVKGQLLLEVYSPKLVNAQEEYRQAKQHSNTDLLSASRERLRSLGVSDEQIDTLDQTGVVENLVKIYAPQSGIVSKLTVREGAYVKPSQNIINLVDLSSVWLMVDVFERQADWVKVGQRAEATLPFMPGKSWEGNVEYVYPSLDASTRSLKVRLRFDNMDEALKPNMYADVTIYAKPKKATLAIPREALIRTGKEKRVIVALGEGKFIPMPVSVGLEAGGNVEILKGLNEGDEVVVSSQFLIDSESSMKASLARMAGGG, encoded by the coding sequence ATGCAAACCGATCCGTTTTATCACGGGCGATCTGGCCTGATCGATACGCTTCGTTGGTTGAAGCGTAAGATTTCGGGGCAATACCCACATCCAGGCAGTTACGAACGCTACGAGGGGCAGGACAGTATGACACCACAGCAGGCCTCAGGACATCAGAGTACTCAGAATTTTGATCGGACCCGTGCCGGATATCGTCCCGGTCCCGGAAGCTATTCACAACGCAATGCCAGTTTCGGCAAAACGGTTGGCCAATTGGCGGTAGCTGCTATCGTGGCTGCCGTCCCCATCAGTTTTTATCTCACTAAACCCGATGACATGGGCACGGTATTAAACTCTGCAGGATCTGGTAATGCCCGCAGCGCTAAGAGTTTTGGCAGTAACGGTGCTTCGCCGGCAGCCCAGGTAATGGGTGCCTCGGAACCCCTGAGTGCCGTTATGGATGATACGGCTGTGGAGCATGCCGCCAAACATACCAAGCAGAACTATGTCTGTCCCATGCATCCGGATGTTATTGACACAGACCCCAACTCGATCTGTCCTATTTGCGGTATGGATTTGGTGCCATTGGAAGTGGGAGGGGAAGCTGGGGTCGTTAAGTTAACTCCGACCGTAATTAATTCTTTAGGCGTACGCACATCCAAAGTGAAACGCCGCACTTTGTACCGACGCGTCGATAGCGTTGGTTACATCAATGTGAATGAAACTAACTTGCGTAGTATCAATTTGCGTACCGATGGCTGGGTAGAACATCTGGTGGTGAAAACCGAAGGTGAGCGCGTGGTCAAAGGTCAGCTGTTGCTGGAAGTTTATTCGCCAAAGCTGGTGAATGCGCAGGAAGAATACCGTCAGGCCAAACAACACAGCAACACGGATTTACTCTCTGCGTCCAGGGAGCGGTTGCGGTCCTTGGGAGTTTCTGATGAACAAATAGATACCCTGGATCAGACCGGGGTGGTGGAAAACCTGGTGAAAATCTATGCGCCGCAGTCCGGTATTGTTTCCAAACTGACGGTACGGGAAGGAGCCTATGTTAAGCCTTCACAAAATATTATTAATCTGGTGGATCTATCCAGTGTTTGGTTAATGGTTGATGTGTTTGAGCGTCAGGCGGATTGGGTAAAGGTGGGGCAGCGGGCAGAAGCGACTTTGCCTTTTATGCCGGGTAAATCATGGGAAGGCAATGTGGAATACGTGTATCCCAGCCTGGATGCGTCCACTCGCAGTCTCAAAGTACGATTGCGGTTTGACAATATGGACGAAGCCTTAAAGCCGAATATGTACGCGGACGTGACAATTTATGCCAAACCCAAAAAGGCAACCTTGGCGATTCCGCGTGAAGCTTTGATTCGAACAGGTAAGGAAAAACGTGTCATTGTGGCTCTAGGGGAAGGTAAATTCATTCCCATGCCTGTCAGTGTCGGTTTGGAGGCAGGTGGCAATGTGGAAATTCTAAAAGGATTGAATGAAGGCGATGAGGTTGTGGTTTCCAGTCAGTTCCTTATCGACTCTGAAAGTAGCATGAAAGCCAGTTTGGCCCGGATGGCCGGTGGTGGTTAA
- a CDS encoding TolC family protein yields the protein MKRTIINNTVSAGLFCGLCLLAEVGVGAERFGLLSLSQAENMALQNDPLIAKVEASQESLQEKSVAAYSWPDPKFKYGVMNLNSETYILAEEPMTQVVYGLSQRIPPAGSLDAMAEKFEEMANATALEIQDQKLKTLLNVRMAWMEVYYGHHAGKLISDSLNVFKQLEETTRYQYRAGRGNQQDVVRAQLEQSLLKDKKINIHMMWEKSLATLKKWVGNPNLMQDLDMAYPKLAIAPAANSLRNGLERHPWLLAGRGNVQAAQKGVEYAKAQRRPGWSVDLQYGQRDGNNRADLVSGMVMIDMPLFKSKRQDRLLQASQADRVVAQKMYDDRRRAFYEKLEIGLAVYKQADERLNLYETQLLPQAQQNAEAALKAYQSGVSEFGIMVRARLTELTSQLQHLRLVADKAKAQVELLYLAGGI from the coding sequence ATGAAACGTACTATCATTAACAACACCGTATCGGCGGGCCTGTTTTGCGGGCTGTGCTTGTTGGCGGAGGTTGGCGTAGGAGCAGAGCGATTTGGACTGTTATCCTTGTCGCAGGCGGAGAATATGGCGCTTCAAAATGACCCTCTGATCGCCAAAGTGGAAGCGAGTCAGGAAAGTTTGCAGGAAAAATCCGTAGCGGCGTACTCTTGGCCTGACCCCAAGTTTAAGTATGGCGTCATGAATTTGAACAGTGAAACCTATATTTTGGCAGAAGAGCCCATGACGCAAGTGGTTTATGGTTTGTCGCAGCGCATACCACCGGCGGGCAGTCTGGATGCCATGGCGGAAAAATTTGAGGAAATGGCCAATGCGACGGCATTGGAGATCCAGGATCAAAAGCTGAAAACCCTGTTAAATGTGCGTATGGCCTGGATGGAAGTCTATTACGGTCATCATGCGGGAAAGCTGATTTCGGACAGTCTAAACGTCTTTAAACAGTTGGAAGAAACCACTCGCTATCAATACCGGGCGGGTCGGGGCAATCAACAGGATGTGGTGCGAGCGCAGTTGGAGCAGAGTTTACTAAAAGACAAGAAAATAAACATACATATGATGTGGGAAAAATCCTTGGCCACGTTGAAAAAGTGGGTCGGTAATCCAAACCTGATGCAGGACCTGGATATGGCCTATCCAAAATTGGCTATTGCTCCAGCAGCCAACAGTTTAAGAAACGGCTTGGAACGACATCCCTGGTTGTTGGCGGGGCGTGGTAATGTCCAAGCGGCTCAAAAAGGTGTAGAATACGCGAAGGCCCAGCGTCGGCCGGGATGGAGTGTGGATTTGCAATACGGACAGCGTGACGGTAATAACCGGGCGGATCTGGTATCGGGCATGGTTATGATTGATATGCCTCTGTTCAAGTCCAAACGTCAGGACAGACTACTACAGGCAAGTCAAGCGGACCGTGTGGTAGCCCAGAAAATGTATGATGACAGGCGTCGTGCATTTTACGAAAAACTGGAAATCGGCTTGGCAGTGTATAAACAAGCGGATGAACGGCTAAACTTGTATGAAACTCAATTGCTGCCACAGGCGCAACAAAATGCCGAGGCGGCGTTGAAGGCATACCAAAGCGGTGTGTCAGAATTTGGCATCATGGTAAGGGCTCGATTGACTGAACTTACAAGTCAGTTGCAACATTTACGTTTGGTCGCAGACAAAGCCAAAGCACAAGTTGAATTACTGTATCTGGCAGGGGGAATTTAA
- a CDS encoding copper-binding protein: MKIVRSLGVLTLLVAAMGMASAAFAGDSHTVEGVIKKIKSGDKKLTISHGPIESMGMSGMTMDFKVFDPSMLDEVEEGHMVSFVIEQDKSGTFIIMEIEDKGVAKGAMSSDGHNHSH, from the coding sequence ATGAAGATAGTAAGAAGCTTGGGGGTGTTGACTTTATTGGTAGCGGCTATGGGTATGGCGTCAGCGGCGTTTGCCGGTGATTCGCACACGGTTGAAGGCGTTATTAAAAAAATCAAATCAGGTGATAAAAAGCTGACCATTTCCCACGGTCCTATTGAGTCCATGGGGATGTCTGGTATGACTATGGATTTCAAAGTATTTGACCCTTCCATGCTGGATGAGGTCGAAGAAGGTCATATGGTGAGTTTTGTGATCGAGCAAGACAAATCGGGTACATTCATTATTATGGAGATCGAAGACAAGGGGGTGGCGAAAGGTGCCATGTCTTCAGATGGACATAATCACAGCCATTAA
- a CDS encoding MopE-related protein, whose protein sequence is MSVCKYVGAAYLAVGLLMFVSTQGVLASASVGQVKGVVNHCNAAGVEGMQIYIAGRNHVLFTGADGKFLFERVSPGEVELVYTVGGKIVNRNRVTVLADETQDLGQIVFCSRESAPSEATLADHDKDGVSAPQDCDDNNKAVRPGAVELCDGIDNNCNGQVDENVALHKVDNGLAQCRSGKLELQSCQKGYADCDGQIANGCEIDTMVDADNCGACDNFCGGEICAAGSC, encoded by the coding sequence ATGTCGGTCTGTAAATATGTTGGTGCCGCTTACCTCGCTGTTGGGCTGCTGATGTTTGTAAGCACCCAAGGGGTTTTGGCAAGCGCTTCAGTGGGGCAAGTCAAAGGCGTGGTAAATCACTGCAATGCCGCTGGTGTTGAAGGTATGCAGATTTATATCGCCGGCAGAAACCATGTGCTGTTTACGGGTGCAGACGGAAAGTTTTTGTTTGAACGGGTGAGCCCCGGTGAGGTGGAGTTGGTTTATACAGTGGGTGGAAAAATCGTAAACCGCAATCGGGTCACCGTTTTGGCTGATGAAACCCAGGATCTTGGGCAGATTGTTTTTTGTTCCCGAGAGTCCGCGCCATCTGAGGCTACCCTTGCAGACCACGATAAGGATGGTGTGAGCGCACCTCAAGATTGCGACGATAACAACAAGGCGGTTCGCCCCGGAGCAGTAGAGCTGTGTGATGGCATAGACAATAATTGTAATGGCCAAGTGGATGAAAACGTCGCTTTGCACAAAGTGGATAATGGATTGGCTCAATGTCGTTCCGGGAAGTTGGAGTTGCAAAGTTGTCAGAAAGGGTATGCCGATTGTGACGGACAGATCGCAAATGGTTGTGAAATAGACACCATGGTGGATGCGGATAATTGCGGCGCTTGTGATAATTTTTGCGGCGGGGAAATTTGTGCTGCCGGGTCTTGCTGA
- a CDS encoding class I SAM-dependent methyltransferase: MMAFDAPKQVVEFFDALADRYDQAVFRFYPFSADAIVPLLRTAPGQKILDVGTGTGAAAIALAQTMRHQGRVIAIDLSEVMLAKAMENTGKMALSNVDFFAMDAQSLEFKSDYFDHVVSAFSLYYMPDMLTALQGWKRVTKPGGKILCTGLACDVFGALLDDLRVALPQFTTVDARPLLASERLCSSEQWLKLMEQAQLQRTAMQVGQFGYHLSGPEQWWDVLWGSDVGRILQSLDPLVLAQLKTYHLGQVAKRIKPEGLWLDVQVVFCMGEV; the protein is encoded by the coding sequence ATGATGGCTTTTGATGCACCAAAGCAAGTGGTGGAGTTTTTTGATGCATTGGCAGACCGCTACGATCAAGCTGTTTTTCGCTTTTATCCCTTTAGTGCCGACGCTATCGTGCCGTTGCTGCGCACGGCTCCGGGGCAAAAAATTCTGGATGTGGGCACAGGGACAGGGGCTGCTGCCATAGCGCTGGCGCAAACGATGCGTCACCAAGGCCGGGTGATTGCCATCGACCTGTCCGAGGTTATGCTTGCCAAGGCAATGGAAAACACCGGCAAAATGGCTTTATCCAATGTGGATTTTTTTGCCATGGATGCACAATCACTTGAGTTTAAATCGGATTATTTTGATCATGTTGTCAGTGCTTTTTCTTTGTACTACATGCCGGATATGCTTACCGCGCTGCAAGGTTGGAAGCGGGTTACCAAACCGGGCGGAAAAATCCTTTGTACCGGTTTAGCTTGTGACGTATTTGGCGCTTTGCTCGACGACTTACGCGTTGCCTTACCTCAATTTACCACGGTGGATGCCCGCCCATTATTAGCCTCCGAGCGGCTGTGCTCCAGTGAACAATGGCTCAAGCTCATGGAGCAGGCGCAGCTGCAAAGGACTGCAATGCAAGTCGGGCAGTTTGGTTACCACCTCTCCGGGCCAGAGCAGTGGTGGGATGTGCTGTGGGGCAGTGATGTGGGTAGGATACTGCAATCATTGGATCCACTTGTGTTGGCGCAGTTGAAAACCTATCATCTGGGCCAAGTGGCAAAACGGATAAAGCCGGAGGGCTTATGGTTGGATGTGCAAGTCGTATTTTGTATGGGAGAAGTTTGA
- a CDS encoding ABC transporter permease, with protein sequence MTASEKLTAFSTIVLKEVRRFLRIWIQTVLPAAMTTVLYFVIFGNLIGERIGAMSGVAYIDYIVPGLILMSVLTNSYANVVSSFFGARFHRNIEEMLVSPVPNYIILAGFVCGGVARGMTVGLAVTLVAVFFTNIQIHNILVVVSMVLLTSILFSLGGFINAIYARNFDDISIVPTFVLTPLTYLGGVFYSIDLLPEFWRTASLFNPILYMVNAFRYGFLGISDMGLVYSYGITLFFILLLTVFCLRLMDKGRGIRT encoded by the coding sequence ATGACGGCCTCGGAAAAGTTGACAGCGTTTTCAACCATTGTTCTTAAAGAGGTTCGCCGTTTTTTGCGTATATGGATTCAAACGGTATTACCGGCGGCGATGACGACGGTTTTGTATTTTGTGATTTTCGGAAATCTAATTGGCGAACGTATTGGCGCCATGTCCGGTGTGGCCTACATCGATTATATTGTTCCCGGGCTCATTCTTATGTCGGTGTTAACCAACTCTTATGCCAATGTGGTGTCGTCCTTTTTTGGTGCCCGGTTTCACAGAAACATAGAAGAGATGCTGGTTTCTCCGGTGCCCAATTACATTATTCTAGCCGGTTTTGTGTGCGGTGGGGTGGCCAGGGGAATGACGGTGGGTTTGGCGGTGACGTTGGTCGCTGTTTTTTTTACCAATATTCAGATTCATAATATCCTGGTCGTTGTATCCATGGTGTTGTTAACCTCGATATTGTTTTCACTGGGAGGGTTCATTAACGCTATTTACGCCCGCAATTTTGATGATATTTCCATAGTGCCAACATTTGTGCTGACGCCCTTAACTTATTTAGGCGGTGTTTTCTACAGTATTGACCTGTTGCCGGAGTTTTGGAGAACCGCATCTTTGTTTAATCCCATACTGTACATGGTGAATGCTTTTCGCTATGGGTTTTTGGGGATTAGTGATATGGGTTTGGTTTATTCTTACGGTATAACTCTGTTTTTTATTCTCTTGTTGACCGTTTTCTGCTTGAGGTTGATGGATAAAGGTCGCGGAATACGCACATGA
- a CDS encoding ABC transporter ATP-binding protein — MTTAIAISDLRKTYKNGFEALKGIDLEVQAGDFFALLGPNGAGKSTTIGILCSLINKSSGTVQIFDKDIDRDFSVAKSYVGLVPQEFNFNVFEPIREVIINQAGYYGIPTREAAGRADKYLKKLGLWEKRQDGARLLSGGMKRRLMIARALVHQPKLLILDEPTAGVDIEIRHSMWEFIKEINANGTTIILTTHYLEEAESLCKNIAIIDHGCIIEKNSMQNLLYQLQMETYVLNLADGLASIPELAGYEVSRVDDCTLEVCVSKEQGINPLFELLSQKQIRVLSMRNKRNRLEELFMRLVGDNRSKGAG, encoded by the coding sequence ATGACCACGGCTATTGCCATCAGCGATCTACGTAAAACCTACAAAAACGGTTTTGAAGCACTAAAAGGAATTGATCTTGAGGTGCAAGCCGGGGACTTTTTTGCCTTGCTTGGACCAAACGGCGCCGGTAAATCCACTACTATCGGTATTCTGTGTTCCTTGATCAACAAATCGTCGGGAACGGTGCAAATTTTTGACAAAGATATTGATCGGGATTTTTCGGTGGCTAAATCTTATGTGGGTTTGGTGCCGCAGGAGTTCAATTTCAATGTTTTTGAGCCCATCCGTGAGGTAATCATCAATCAAGCAGGATATTACGGTATCCCCACCCGTGAGGCAGCCGGCCGTGCCGATAAGTACCTGAAGAAACTCGGATTATGGGAGAAACGGCAGGACGGTGCACGACTGCTTTCCGGGGGGATGAAACGCCGCCTGATGATCGCTCGGGCATTGGTGCACCAGCCAAAATTGCTGATTTTAGATGAGCCTACGGCAGGGGTGGATATTGAAATTCGCCATAGTATGTGGGAGTTCATAAAGGAAATTAACGCCAACGGTACCACCATAATTTTGACTACCCACTACCTGGAAGAAGCGGAAAGTTTGTGTAAAAACATCGCCATAATTGATCATGGCTGTATCATCGAAAAAAACAGCATGCAAAATCTGCTGTATCAATTACAAATGGAAACCTATGTGCTCAATCTGGCCGACGGTTTGGCTTCGATTCCTGAGTTGGCGGGTTACGAGGTGAGCCGGGTGGATGACTGCACTTTGGAAGTGTGTGTGTCCAAGGAGCAGGGCATCAACCCTTTGTTCGAGCTGCTATCGCAAAAACAGATTCGGGTTCTCAGTATGCGCAACAAGCGTAACCGTCTGGAGGAGTTGTTCATGCGCCTGGTGGGCGATAATCGTTCCAAAGGGGCAGGGTAA
- a CDS encoding MBL fold metallo-hydrolase, whose product MCEHSPFGLEVMELGPMENFIYLIHDHATQRAAVVDPAWEVPEILQWAEKKAVKITDILLTHSHHDHINGIQGVRERYDAQVHLLKAEADFWGQYQDTTHHGGDIIQLGQTAIEILHTPGHTPGSACYKLGDHLIAGDTLFVFGCGRCDLAGGDPHEMFNTLKKIKTDLPAHTILHPGHNYAEKTTSTLEEQAEGNPFMHFDQVEDFVHYRMHEHDKVRHSPYGPVLKA is encoded by the coding sequence ATGTGCGAACACAGTCCATTTGGCCTGGAAGTCATGGAGCTGGGCCCCATGGAGAACTTTATTTACTTGATTCACGATCATGCCACGCAACGCGCAGCGGTGGTGGATCCGGCCTGGGAAGTCCCTGAAATATTGCAGTGGGCAGAGAAAAAGGCGGTTAAAATCACCGATATACTGCTCACACACAGTCATCATGATCATATCAATGGCATCCAGGGCGTCAGGGAACGGTATGATGCCCAGGTGCATTTGCTTAAAGCAGAAGCGGATTTTTGGGGACAGTATCAGGATACCACGCACCATGGCGGCGATATTATCCAACTGGGGCAAACTGCAATAGAGATCCTGCACACTCCCGGACATACTCCCGGCTCAGCTTGCTACAAATTGGGGGACCATTTAATCGCCGGTGATACCTTATTTGTATTCGGTTGTGGTCGCTGTGACCTGGCAGGCGGAGATCCGCACGAAATGTTCAATACTTTGAAGAAAATCAAAACGGACTTGCCGGCTCACACCATTTTGCATCCCGGACACAATTACGCTGAGAAAACCACATCTACCTTGGAAGAACAAGCCGAGGGAAATCCATTTATGCACTTTGATCAGGTGGAGGATTTTGTCCATTACCGTATGCATGAGCACGATAAAGTGCGCCATTCCCCCTACGGTCCGGTGCTGAAAGCTTAA
- a CDS encoding TIGR04283 family arsenosugar biosynthesis glycosyltransferase encodes MTQAPTKQPTPPPRTSPAVTAALPELSVVIPTLNEQGHIETLLKSLCDQEDVVLQIIVADGGSNDDTLRICHQWQNRHPNIHIIPSGRGRALQMNTGVKPALASMLLFLHADTHIEDTRLCRHGLAALQQRQQHTTPEVAGHFKMRFLRQQTNLQWAYYFYECKTGLNRMDTVNGDQGMLISRDFFQSLGGFDESLPYMEDARLARRIFEQGNWITLPGTVYTSARRFETEGLKQRQILNAILCNFMHIGFLDFFPHATQAYQQQDKTQVLRLFPFLKEIHKQLMNKGWIQAANYWYATGAYVAGNCWQLFYFRDCQSNFKRSLQPGTGPSPRLDFYDRWLAGSIRLAPAKLLATGLTLLWFYMLLFASRFKP; translated from the coding sequence ATGACGCAAGCCCCCACAAAACAACCCACCCCGCCACCCCGCACCAGCCCAGCCGTTACTGCCGCCCTACCGGAGTTGTCGGTTGTCATCCCCACCTTAAATGAACAGGGACATATCGAAACATTGCTAAAAAGCCTATGCGATCAAGAGGATGTGGTACTGCAAATCATTGTCGCCGACGGCGGTAGCAATGATGACACCTTACGAATCTGCCACCAGTGGCAGAACCGCCACCCAAACATTCACATCATCCCATCGGGCCGCGGACGCGCCCTGCAAATGAATACCGGGGTTAAGCCGGCCTTGGCGTCTATGCTTTTATTTTTGCACGCAGACACCCACATCGAAGACACGCGTTTATGCCGACACGGCCTTGCCGCTTTACAACAACGACAACAACACACCACCCCTGAGGTGGCCGGTCATTTCAAGATGCGTTTTCTGCGGCAACAAACGAACTTGCAATGGGCTTATTATTTTTATGAGTGCAAAACCGGCCTGAACCGCATGGACACCGTTAACGGCGACCAGGGAATGCTAATTTCTCGGGATTTTTTTCAATCCTTGGGCGGGTTTGACGAGTCTTTACCATACATGGAGGACGCGAGGCTGGCACGACGTATTTTTGAACAGGGAAATTGGATTACCCTACCCGGCACCGTATACACATCGGCCCGGCGATTTGAAACGGAAGGCCTGAAGCAACGACAGATTCTCAACGCGATTTTGTGCAATTTCATGCACATCGGTTTTCTTGATTTTTTTCCACATGCCACCCAAGCTTACCAACAACAGGACAAAACGCAGGTTCTGCGGCTATTCCCTTTTCTTAAGGAAATCCATAAACAACTTATGAACAAAGGTTGGATACAAGCCGCCAACTACTGGTACGCCACCGGAGCCTATGTGGCCGGCAATTGCTGGCAACTGTTTTATTTTCGGGATTGCCAAAGTAATTTCAAAAGATCCCTGCAACCCGGTACCGGCCCCAGCCCCCGGTTGGATTTTTATGATCGCTGGCTGGCAGGCAGTATACGTCTGGCACCGGCAAAACTATTGGCCACAGGCCTCACCTTGCTGTGGTTTTACATGCTGTTGTTCGCCAGTCGGTTTAAACCATGA
- the dinB gene encoding DNA polymerase IV, producing the protein MIIHADMDAFFASVEIREQPHLADQPVVVGGSPQSRGVVAAANYIARRFGIHSAMPMSIAVKKCPHLVILPHRLDLYAHVSQQIRAIFERYTPLVEPLSLDEAFLDVAASERLYGSAHSIGRKIKQNINDELRLTVSIGIAPNKFIAKIASDVDKPDGFTVVTRSQVQDFLDPLPVWRIWGVGKVTEKSLDKLGIRTIAQLRAFNEGLLKDNFGEHGMQLWRLARGIDPRPVVCEHETKSISHETTFAHDITEREILLATLLQLTEQVAWRLRHHELRGRTVQLKIRYSDFKTVTRSHSLQQATDQTQVLWQTVKQIFTYKLPPKLPPVRLIGMGISNLSEPAQAIQQELLQTESSAQSKLDAVADSINAKFGKNSLTRARSFQSEKKQNPQEP; encoded by the coding sequence ATGATTATACATGCGGACATGGATGCTTTTTTCGCATCAGTGGAAATCCGTGAGCAACCTCATTTGGCTGATCAACCGGTGGTTGTGGGTGGATCCCCTCAATCCCGTGGTGTCGTTGCAGCGGCCAATTATATTGCCCGGCGTTTTGGCATACATAGCGCCATGCCCATGAGCATTGCTGTTAAGAAATGCCCTCACCTAGTCATTCTACCTCATCGCCTCGATCTCTATGCACACGTGTCCCAACAAATTCGAGCCATCTTTGAGCGCTATACGCCCTTGGTAGAACCCTTATCCTTGGATGAAGCTTTTTTGGACGTAGCCGCCTCAGAACGCCTGTACGGATCTGCACATAGCATCGGCCGGAAAATCAAACAGAATATTAACGATGAATTGCGCTTGACCGTTTCCATAGGTATCGCTCCGAACAAATTCATAGCCAAAATTGCCTCGGATGTTGATAAACCTGACGGCTTTACCGTGGTCACTCGAAGTCAGGTTCAGGATTTCTTGGACCCATTACCGGTATGGCGCATTTGGGGTGTAGGTAAAGTCACAGAAAAATCGTTGGACAAACTGGGCATACGTACCATCGCCCAGCTGCGAGCCTTTAACGAAGGCTTACTCAAAGACAATTTCGGTGAACACGGTATGCAGTTGTGGCGATTGGCGCGTGGCATAGACCCACGCCCGGTGGTATGCGAGCATGAAACCAAATCCATTTCCCACGAAACCACATTCGCGCATGATATCACTGAACGAGAGATTCTGTTAGCTACTTTGCTACAACTGACTGAGCAGGTAGCCTGGAGACTGCGGCACCATGAATTGCGCGGTCGCACGGTGCAACTAAAAATTCGCTATTCAGACTTCAAAACCGTCACACGGTCCCACAGTTTGCAACAAGCCACAGACCAAACCCAGGTGCTGTGGCAAACCGTGAAACAAATTTTTACCTATAAGTTGCCGCCAAAATTACCGCCTGTGCGCTTAATTGGTATGGGCATTAGTAATTTATCGGAGCCCGCACAAGCAATTCAGCAGGAGCTTTTACAAACGGAGAGCAGCGCGCAAAGCAAACTGGATGCGGTCGCCGATTCCATTAACGCCAAGTTCGGTAAGAATAGTTTGACCCGAGCCCGATCCTTTCAAAGTGAAAAAAAACAGAACCCGCAAGAACCCTGA